Proteins from a genomic interval of Gemmatimonadaceae bacterium:
- the uvrB gene encoding excinuclease ABC subunit UvrB, which translates to MPRAEFDLQAPFQPAGDQPKAIAELSAGLERGDRFQTLLGVTGSGKTMTMANVIKAHGKPTLVLSHNKTLAAQLYGEIKSFFPHNAVEYFISYYDYYQPEAYVPTTDTYIEKDASINEDIDRLRLRATSSLMERDDVIIVATVSAIYGLGDPVSYREQMVTLLKGQTIERDDILRALVKIQYNRNDVAFERGTFRVRGDTVEIFPAYEEQGVRVEMWGNEIERISKINVLTGETIATLERAAVYPAKHFVTQRPTLERAVKIIRVELEERLAELRNAGKLLEAQRLESRTNFDIEMMLEIGTCAGIENYSRHLSGRSAGERPACLFDYFPEDFLVVVDESHVTLPQIGGMFNGDRARKLTLVEYGFRLPSALDNRPLMFDEFLALTPKAVFVSATPAELELRLSEGVVVEQIIRPTGLVDPEIEIRPVRGQVDDLLNEIRIRERKGERVLVTTLTKRMAEDLTDYLQQVGVRVRYMHSDIDAIERMEIVRGLRLGEFDVLVGINLLREGLDLPEVSLVAILDADQEGFLRSDRSLIQTVGRAARHVSGRAIFYADRMTGSMQRCIEETARRRETQRAFNEANNITPVSVNKSVDQVRFITRVADARAEKEGRKVAEPARGYAVMEMASLEKMLEEQMREAAAAMDFELAAQLRDQLFEVRARKDSAGGAKSKAAAGGRGR; encoded by the coding sequence ATGCCGCGCGCCGAATTCGATCTCCAAGCGCCTTTCCAACCCGCCGGCGACCAGCCCAAGGCGATCGCCGAGCTGTCGGCCGGCCTCGAACGCGGCGACCGATTCCAAACCCTGCTCGGCGTCACCGGCTCGGGCAAGACGATGACGATGGCCAACGTCATCAAGGCACACGGGAAGCCGACGCTCGTCCTGTCGCACAACAAGACGCTCGCGGCGCAGCTCTACGGCGAAATCAAGAGCTTCTTCCCGCACAACGCGGTCGAGTACTTCATCTCGTACTACGACTACTATCAACCCGAAGCGTACGTCCCCACGACCGACACGTACATCGAGAAAGATGCGTCGATCAACGAGGACATCGATCGGCTACGGCTGCGCGCGACGTCCAGCCTCATGGAGCGCGATGACGTCATCATCGTCGCCACCGTGTCGGCAATTTATGGCTTGGGCGACCCGGTTTCCTATAGGGAGCAGATGGTCACGCTCCTCAAGGGGCAGACGATCGAGCGCGACGACATTCTGCGCGCGCTGGTGAAGATCCAGTACAACCGCAACGACGTCGCATTCGAGCGCGGCACGTTCCGCGTGCGCGGCGACACGGTCGAGATCTTTCCGGCATACGAGGAGCAGGGCGTTCGCGTCGAGATGTGGGGCAACGAGATCGAGCGCATCTCCAAGATCAACGTGCTCACGGGCGAAACGATCGCGACGCTCGAGCGCGCGGCGGTGTATCCCGCGAAGCACTTCGTCACCCAGCGGCCGACGCTCGAGCGCGCGGTGAAGATCATTCGCGTCGAGCTCGAGGAACGACTGGCGGAGCTGCGCAATGCGGGAAAGTTGCTCGAGGCGCAGCGCCTGGAGTCGCGCACGAACTTCGACATCGAGATGATGCTCGAGATCGGCACCTGTGCGGGCATCGAGAACTACTCGCGCCATCTCTCCGGACGTTCGGCCGGCGAACGCCCGGCGTGCCTGTTCGACTATTTCCCGGAAGACTTCCTCGTCGTGGTCGACGAGTCGCACGTGACGCTGCCGCAGATCGGCGGAATGTTCAATGGCGATCGCGCGCGCAAGCTGACGCTCGTCGAATACGGGTTCCGGCTGCCCAGCGCGCTGGACAATCGTCCGTTGATGTTCGATGAATTTTTGGCGCTGACGCCGAAGGCGGTTTTCGTTTCAGCGACTCCCGCCGAGTTGGAGTTGCGGCTCTCCGAGGGCGTCGTCGTCGAGCAGATCATCCGGCCGACGGGCCTCGTCGATCCCGAGATCGAGATTCGCCCCGTCCGCGGCCAGGTCGACGATCTGCTGAACGAAATTAGAATTAGAGAACGCAAAGGCGAGCGGGTGCTCGTCACGACGCTCACCAAGCGCATGGCCGAGGACCTCACGGACTATCTCCAGCAGGTCGGGGTCCGCGTGCGCTACATGCACTCCGACATCGACGCCATCGAGCGCATGGAGATCGTGCGGGGCCTCCGGCTCGGTGAATTCGACGTGCTCGTCGGCATCAACCTGCTGCGCGAAGGTCTCGACCTGCCCGAAGTGTCGCTGGTCGCCATTCTCGATGCCGATCAAGAGGGCTTCCTGCGCAGCGATCGCTCGCTCATTCAGACCGTGGGCCGCGCGGCCCGCCACGTGAGCGGCCGCGCGATCTTCTACGCGGATCGGATGACCGGATCGATGCAACGTTGCATCGAGGAGACAGCCCGGCGCCGCGAGACGCAGCGAGCCTTCAACGAAGCGAACAACATCACGCCCGTGAGCGTCAACAAGAGCGTCGATCAGGTGCGATTCATCACCCGGGTGGCCGACGCTCGCGCCGAGAAAGAAGGTCGAAAAGTTGCCGAACCGGCGCGCGGGTACGCGGTCATGGAGATGGCGTCGCTCGAGAAGATGCTCGAGGAGCAGATGCGCGAAGCCGCGGCGGCGATGGACTTCGAGCTCGCGGCGCAGCTGCGCGATCAGCTGTTCGAGGTTCGTGCCCGCAAGGATTCAGCGGGCGGAGCGAAGTCGAAGGCCGCCGCCGGCGGACGCGGTCGATAA
- the tsaE gene encoding tRNA (adenosine(37)-N6)-threonylcarbamoyltransferase complex ATPase subunit type 1 TsaE — translation MLHDSIIPPLAGHGRLACTEAELIAWGERFGRAASAPLVVTITGDLGTGKTTLAQAICRGYGVTEEVTSPTYALVHRYASSRSTVYHLDLYRLKSPAELTNIGWDEVVGSPALVLIEWPERAAEQIPHVHVPISLQHLPEDPQRRLLYAGGHV, via the coding sequence ATGTTGCACGATTCCATCATTCCGCCGCTGGCGGGGCACGGACGGTTGGCGTGCACGGAGGCCGAGCTGATTGCGTGGGGCGAACGTTTCGGTCGCGCGGCGTCGGCGCCGCTCGTCGTCACGATCACCGGCGACCTGGGCACCGGCAAGACGACGCTCGCGCAGGCGATCTGTCGCGGGTACGGCGTTACCGAAGAGGTGACCAGTCCAACGTATGCGTTGGTGCATCGGTATGCGTCGTCACGGTCGACTGTCTACCATCTCGATCTCTATCGCCTGAAGTCGCCGGCCGAGCTCACGAACATCGGGTGGGATGAGGTTGTCGGCAGTCCTGCGCTGGTGTTGATCGAATGGCCGGAGCGGGCGGCGGAGCAGATTCCGCACGTGCACGTGCCGATCAGTTTGCAGCATTTGCCGGAGGATCCACAGCGGCGGCTGTTGTATGCGGGGGGGCATGTCTGA
- the tsaB gene encoding tRNA (adenosine(37)-N6)-threonylcarbamoyltransferase complex dimerization subunit type 1 TsaB, with translation MLTLALDASTYAGDVALLDDTRLVAEESVAMKDAAHERLMPAVALVLERAGQSIADVDRIVCGAGPGSFTSLRIAGGIAKGLATGASKPLFSVPSMALTVGGASLDVGRYLVAVDALRGEFYVGLYHVSAASDVIELERARLVAADDVSGIAHEFDARVVSPSSLPDLPDAIVAHPKARAVARLGAWLDATGPVDVATWEPAYGRLAEAQVKWESTHGRPLPTE, from the coding sequence ATGCTAACCCTCGCCCTCGACGCCTCGACCTACGCCGGCGACGTCGCCCTTCTCGACGACACGCGTCTCGTCGCCGAGGAAAGCGTCGCGATGAAGGATGCCGCACACGAGCGCTTGATGCCCGCCGTCGCGCTCGTGCTCGAGCGCGCCGGCCAGTCGATCGCCGATGTCGATCGCATCGTCTGCGGGGCGGGCCCGGGCAGCTTCACGAGTCTGCGGATCGCCGGCGGGATTGCGAAGGGGTTGGCGACCGGCGCCTCGAAGCCGCTGTTCTCCGTGCCGTCGATGGCGCTCACTGTCGGCGGCGCGAGTCTCGACGTCGGGAGATATCTCGTGGCAGTCGACGCGTTGCGCGGCGAGTTTTATGTGGGGTTGTATCACGTCAGCGCGGCGAGCGACGTCATCGAGCTCGAACGCGCACGACTCGTTGCAGCCGATGACGTTTCAGGGATCGCCCACGAATTCGACGCGCGTGTCGTGAGTCCGAGCTCGCTGCCTGATTTGCCCGATGCGATCGTCGCGCATCCCAAGGCGCGTGCCGTCGCGCGGTTGGGCGCATGGCTCGACGCAACCGGTCCTGTCGACGTTGCAACCTGGGAACCGGCGTATGGACGATTGGCCGAGGCGCAGGTGAAATGGGAATCGACGCACGGGCGGCCGCTGCCGACGGAATGA
- the rimI gene encoding ribosomal protein S18-alanine N-acetyltransferase — translation MGIDARAAAADGMTVTIGAAGHDDIPSVVAIERAAFSDPWSAQSFREALEHNAVYFACARRDGVGVVGYVVAWFVADEGEIANVAVAPDGWGSGIGRALLDAALEEAERRHVAAVFLEVRDSNERARRLYASRGFEEVGRRRGYYRRPVEDAIVLRRALS, via the coding sequence ATGGGAATCGACGCACGGGCGGCCGCTGCCGACGGAATGACGGTCACGATTGGCGCCGCGGGGCACGACGACATTCCGTCGGTCGTGGCGATCGAGCGCGCCGCGTTCAGCGATCCGTGGTCGGCGCAATCGTTTCGCGAGGCGCTGGAGCACAACGCGGTCTACTTCGCGTGCGCTCGGCGTGACGGGGTAGGAGTCGTGGGTTATGTTGTGGCGTGGTTCGTGGCCGACGAAGGCGAGATCGCGAACGTCGCCGTCGCGCCGGACGGGTGGGGCAGTGGGATCGGGCGCGCGTTGCTCGATGCGGCGCTCGAGGAAGCGGAACGCCGGCACGTTGCCGCGGTGTTCCTGGAGGTGCGGGACTCCAACGAGCGCGCGCGCAGGCTGTATGCGTCGCGCGGATTCGAGGAGGTGGGACGACGGCGCGGCTATTATCGCCGCCCGGTCGAGGATGCCATCGTGCTACGGCGAGCGTTGTCTTGA
- the ssb gene encoding single-stranded DNA-binding protein — MSRSLNKVTLIGNLGNDPEVRSTTGGNRVATFSLATSRSWNDASGQKQEKTEWHRCVVWNTKGSTLADVVEKYVKKGDKLYVEGRIEYRQWQDKDGQTRYSTEINVRELIMLGGAGGGRAGGDFGGESAPRRSAAPAGATKAKAAAGSDDFEDFPGALNDEDDDLPF; from the coding sequence GTGAGCCGTAGCTTGAACAAAGTCACGTTGATCGGAAACCTCGGGAACGATCCCGAGGTGCGTTCGACGACCGGTGGAAACCGTGTCGCGACGTTCTCGCTCGCCACGAGCCGTTCGTGGAACGATGCGTCGGGACAGAAGCAGGAAAAGACGGAATGGCATCGCTGCGTGGTGTGGAACACGAAGGGCTCCACGCTCGCCGACGTCGTCGAGAAGTACGTGAAGAAGGGTGACAAGCTGTACGTCGAAGGCCGGATCGAGTATCGCCAATGGCAGGACAAGGACGGCCAGACGCGCTACTCCACCGAGATCAACGTGCGCGAGCTCATCATGCTCGGCGGCGCGGGCGGTGGTCGCGCGGGTGGTGACTTCGGCGGCGAGAGTGCGCCGCGACGCAGTGCCGCACCCGCCGGTGCAACGAAGGCGAAGGCCGCGGCGGGCTCGGATGATTTCGAGGACTTTCCCGGGGCGCTGAACGACGAAGACGACGATTTGCCGTTCTGA
- a CDS encoding LysM peptidoglycan-binding domain-containing protein, which produces MSVRSIRYRSLASLALAIAASAVTVYAPALVAQQPTAPSPARPATHTVKRGDTLWDIAKLYLGDPFLWPDIYRLNTDQIEDPHWIYPGEVLKLPGEAPKVVAVRPVEPPAAPAPTPVPARPTPAPPPQIVAAVPAPDTTPIEHPPAPVPTVRSGEYIAAPWVDRRGGPRGSGTVMGSADLPGIASADHSRLNLYDQVLVAPPAGAVAPEHERYLTYSFGPLLEDLGQVIIPTGIIEITRSARNGEAAIGRVVKLFNEMLEGQQLIALDSAAAIGFEKPRAVANGKMGRVRWVYGSPVLASVQSYVLFDIRQPNVRTGDQIDLIAPRQGPADGRDLAIPEQHIARAQILRVTPYGASAILLDQDQPKIEEGTTVRVAAKIP; this is translated from the coding sequence ATGTCTGTGCGGTCCATCCGCTACCGCTCACTCGCGTCACTCGCGCTGGCCATCGCCGCATCGGCCGTCACGGTCTACGCTCCCGCGCTCGTCGCGCAACAGCCGACGGCTCCTTCGCCGGCACGTCCCGCGACACACACCGTCAAACGAGGCGACACACTCTGGGACATCGCCAAGCTCTATCTCGGCGACCCATTCCTGTGGCCCGACATCTACCGGCTCAACACCGATCAGATCGAGGACCCGCATTGGATCTATCCCGGCGAAGTCCTGAAGCTTCCGGGCGAAGCACCTAAGGTTGTCGCGGTCAGGCCCGTTGAACCGCCGGCCGCTCCAGCACCCACGCCTGTTCCGGCACGTCCAACGCCGGCGCCGCCGCCGCAGATCGTCGCCGCTGTTCCGGCGCCCGACACCACGCCCATCGAACACCCACCGGCGCCCGTGCCGACGGTTCGCTCGGGCGAGTACATCGCCGCGCCGTGGGTCGATCGTCGGGGCGGCCCGCGCGGCTCGGGCACCGTGATGGGATCGGCCGATCTGCCGGGCATCGCGTCGGCGGATCATTCGCGCTTGAACCTCTACGATCAAGTGCTCGTGGCGCCGCCCGCTGGTGCCGTCGCGCCGGAGCATGAGCGTTATCTCACGTACTCCTTTGGTCCGCTGCTCGAAGACTTGGGACAAGTCATCATCCCAACGGGTATCATCGAGATCACTCGCTCGGCGCGAAATGGCGAAGCGGCGATTGGTCGCGTGGTGAAGCTCTTCAACGAAATGTTGGAAGGGCAGCAGCTCATCGCGCTCGACAGCGCCGCGGCGATCGGGTTCGAAAAACCGCGCGCGGTGGCGAACGGGAAAATGGGCCGGGTTCGCTGGGTCTACGGCTCGCCCGTGCTGGCCAGCGTGCAGAGCTACGTCCTGTTCGACATTCGCCAGCCGAACGTGCGTACGGGCGATCAGATCGATCTGATCGCGCCGCGCCAAGGGCCGGCCGACGGCCGCGACCTGGCGATTCCCGAGCAGCACATCGCGCGCGCCCAGATCCTTCGCGTGACGCCGTACGGCGCGAGCGCGATCCTGCTCGACCAGGACCAGCCGAAGATCGAGGAAGGAACCACCGTTCGCGTGGCGGCGAAGATCCCGTAA
- the ccsA gene encoding cytochrome c biogenesis protein CcsA, whose product MIAIAHFIAISCYLGAAALAAVPFARPVKAPLRGVLAALGLGVAAHVAALLAFARQADAVPLTGLGPSLSFAGLVLAFTLLIVEALARDVSLTVVAAPLAAISTICANTIGLTPGRSAEGMRGVWLFAHIALSFVGIAAFATAAAAGTMYLVQRHELKSRRFGTLFRFFPPLATLDRVNHLAAIAGWLGLTLGVILAGSYSVAYHEMNLPQLLWGGGAWVAVTFLAMGRMTAGWQAQRAAKYSSMSFVAVLLLYVVFRVAGPAAGQFL is encoded by the coding sequence ATGATTGCGATCGCCCATTTCATCGCCATCTCCTGCTACCTCGGCGCCGCGGCTCTGGCCGCGGTGCCGTTCGCGCGTCCGGTGAAGGCGCCGCTTCGCGGAGTCCTGGCGGCGCTGGGGCTCGGCGTGGCGGCGCATGTCGCGGCTCTGCTCGCCTTCGCGCGGCAGGCCGACGCGGTTCCACTCACCGGTTTGGGCCCATCGCTCTCGTTTGCGGGACTCGTGCTGGCGTTCACGCTGCTCATCGTCGAGGCGCTCGCGCGCGACGTCAGCCTGACGGTCGTCGCCGCGCCGCTGGCCGCGATCTCGACGATCTGCGCCAACACGATCGGCCTCACGCCGGGGCGGTCGGCCGAAGGCATGCGCGGCGTGTGGTTGTTCGCGCACATCGCGTTGAGCTTCGTCGGCATCGCGGCGTTCGCGACCGCGGCCGCCGCGGGCACGATGTATCTCGTGCAGCGGCACGAGCTCAAGTCTCGGCGCTTCGGAACGCTGTTTCGATTCTTCCCGCCGCTCGCGACACTCGACCGCGTGAACCATCTCGCGGCGATTGCCGGCTGGCTGGGGCTGACACTTGGCGTCATCCTCGCGGGTTCCTACTCGGTGGCGTATCACGAGATGAATCTGCCGCAGCTCCTGTGGGGCGGCGGCGCGTGGGTGGCGGTGACGTTTCTTGCCATGGGAAGGATGACCGCTGGATGGCAGGCGCAGCGCGCGGCGAAATACTCCAGCATGTCGTTCGTCGCGGTGCTGTTGCTCTACGTGGTGTTCCGCGTCGCCGGACCGGCGGCAGGGCAGTTCCTGTGA
- a CDS encoding bifunctional precorrin-2 dehydrogenase/sirohydrochlorin ferrochelatase: protein MSVYPLMLDGTAIRALVVGGGPVAARKARALLDAGAQVRVVARSVAADLRSAVPGALEKSYEHSDIDDATLIVAATDDAALNARIADEARARGILVNVADAPDLGTCSTPAVHRSGDVVIAVSAGGVPTAARRIRDAIARLIDERYATAVADLATLRRTLLDSGRRERWHEAAEALTAADFHEQVESGRYAERVARWR from the coding sequence GTGAGCGTCTATCCGCTGATGCTCGACGGGACGGCGATTCGCGCCCTGGTAGTCGGCGGTGGTCCCGTGGCGGCGCGCAAGGCGCGCGCGCTGCTCGACGCTGGCGCGCAGGTGCGAGTCGTCGCGCGGTCGGTGGCGGCCGACCTGCGGAGCGCGGTCCCGGGTGCATTAGAGAAATCATATGAGCATTCTGATATCGACGATGCGACGCTGATCGTCGCCGCCACGGACGACGCCGCGCTGAACGCACGGATCGCCGACGAGGCCCGCGCGCGCGGCATTCTCGTCAACGTGGCGGACGCACCGGACCTGGGCACCTGTAGCACACCGGCGGTGCATCGCTCGGGCGACGTCGTGATCGCCGTGAGCGCCGGCGGCGTTCCGACCGCCGCCCGCCGCATTCGCGATGCCATCGCTCGCCTCATCGACGAGCGCTACGCGACCGCGGTCGCCGATCTCGCGACGTTGCGCCGCACGCTCCTCGACAGCGGCCGTCGCGAACGGTGGCACGAGGCCGCCGAAGCGCTGACCGCGGCGGATTTCCACGAGCAAGTCGAATCAGGCCGGTACGCCGAACGGGTGGCGCGATGGCGCTGA
- the hemA gene encoding glutamyl-tRNA reductase, which produces MALTVVGINHRGAALDIRERIAYQPSEIGDALAALCESTGLQEAVVVSTCNRTELYVVEDDRDAVPALWAELSQRLGAEASGFGYVRRDREAVAHLFRVASGLDSMVLGEAQIHGQVRDAWELCRAHSGPVLNRLFQTSLLVAGRVRNETSVGRGAASVSSAAVQIAKQIFGSLANKRAMVLGAGEMAELALECLRDQGVRTAIVANRTYEKAVEVAARHGAAAMHYDECWAALRDVDVLVCSTAAPHAVVSVDHIRPALDARGQRPLCVLDIALPRDVEPAVGELSNVFLYNLDDLQAVVSANLQRRRGELPTAEELIAGEVGKYWDWLAGLSAVPVLRAMRDRMEELRRRELADALRKLDSLPPEQRAVVEELSRTLMNKFLHEPSVRLRAAAANGRGLGVVDTVRYLFGLEQTPPAAPDSAPDSASSGQRSAAS; this is translated from the coding sequence ATGGCGCTGACGGTCGTGGGTATCAATCATCGCGGCGCGGCGCTCGACATTCGCGAGCGCATCGCCTATCAACCGAGCGAAATCGGAGACGCGCTCGCCGCGCTGTGCGAGAGCACCGGGCTGCAGGAAGCGGTGGTCGTGTCGACGTGCAATCGCACCGAGCTGTACGTCGTCGAGGATGATCGCGATGCGGTGCCCGCGCTATGGGCCGAGCTGTCGCAGCGGCTGGGTGCGGAAGCATCGGGGTTCGGCTATGTGCGCCGCGATCGTGAAGCGGTGGCGCACCTCTTCCGCGTCGCCAGCGGTCTCGATTCGATGGTCCTGGGCGAAGCGCAGATCCACGGCCAGGTGCGCGACGCGTGGGAGCTTTGTCGCGCGCACTCCGGGCCTGTGCTCAATCGCTTGTTTCAGACTTCTCTCTTGGTCGCCGGCCGCGTTCGCAACGAGACGTCCGTCGGCCGCGGCGCGGCGTCGGTAAGTTCGGCCGCGGTGCAGATCGCGAAGCAGATCTTCGGATCGCTCGCGAACAAGCGCGCCATGGTCCTTGGCGCCGGCGAGATGGCCGAGCTCGCGCTCGAGTGCCTGCGGGATCAGGGCGTTCGCACCGCGATCGTCGCGAACCGCACGTACGAGAAAGCCGTGGAAGTTGCGGCGCGGCACGGCGCGGCGGCGATGCACTACGACGAATGCTGGGCCGCGCTGCGCGACGTCGATGTACTCGTCTGTTCGACCGCGGCGCCGCATGCGGTGGTATCCGTCGATCACATTCGTCCGGCGCTCGACGCCCGCGGGCAACGGCCGCTGTGCGTGCTCGACATCGCGCTGCCGCGCGACGTCGAGCCGGCGGTGGGCGAGTTGAGCAACGTCTTCCTGTACAATCTCGACGATCTGCAGGCCGTGGTCTCGGCCAATCTCCAGCGGCGGCGCGGCGAGCTCCCGACCGCCGAAGAGCTCATCGCGGGGGAGGTCGGGAAATACTGGGACTGGCTCGCCGGTCTCTCGGCGGTGCCGGTGTTGCGCGCCATGCGCGACCGCATGGAGGAGTTGCGCCGCCGCGAGCTCGCGGACGCGCTGCGCAAGCTCGACTCGCTGCCGCCCGAACAACGCGCGGTCGTCGAAGAACTTTCCAGAACGTTAATGAACAAATTCTTACACGAACCCAGTGTGCGGCTGCGTGCGGCGGCGGCGAACGGGCGCGGATTGGGCGTCGTCGACACCGTGCGCTACCTGTTCGGCCTCGAGCAGACGCCGCCGGCCGCGCCCGACTCCGCGCCCGACTCCGCGTCCAGCGGACAGCGGAGCGCCGCCTCGTGA
- a CDS encoding NAD-dependent epimerase/dehydratase family protein, with protein MSGRVLVTGGAGFIGSHVCDRFLEAGWAVEIIDDLSSGKRENVDARARLHVVDIRSETAAELIDRGRFDVLVHLAAQMDVRRSVADPLFDAGVNVLGTVNLLEAVRRSGHRPRFIFASTGGAIYGDLATPPNSETTQKNPDSPYAASKLAAEYYLGYYGRIHGLDTLSLRFANVYGPRQDPHGEAGVVAIFCGRMLADEALTVFGDGTQTRDYVYVGDVADAVVAAAKASLPEVGAVDARAFNIGTGVATSVLDLASALFRATNKAPSIDFAPRRPGEQQDSSLHIDKARETLGWEPRMSLDQGLAETFTWFAARQSGEKTPAGAS; from the coding sequence GTGAGCGGCCGGGTGCTCGTCACCGGCGGCGCCGGCTTCATCGGGTCGCACGTGTGCGACCGCTTTCTCGAGGCCGGCTGGGCGGTCGAGATCATCGACGACCTGTCGAGCGGCAAGCGCGAGAACGTCGATGCGCGGGCACGTCTCCACGTCGTCGACATTCGATCGGAGACCGCGGCGGAGCTGATCGATCGCGGCCGCTTCGACGTACTCGTCCACCTCGCGGCGCAGATGGATGTGCGGCGCAGCGTGGCCGATCCGCTGTTCGATGCCGGCGTCAACGTGCTGGGCACCGTGAATCTGCTCGAGGCCGTGCGCCGCTCGGGGCATCGCCCGCGGTTCATCTTCGCGTCGACGGGCGGCGCGATCTACGGCGATCTCGCCACGCCGCCGAACAGCGAGACGACACAAAAAAATCCGGACTCGCCGTACGCCGCGTCGAAGCTCGCGGCCGAATACTATCTGGGCTACTACGGCCGGATTCATGGCCTCGACACGCTGAGTCTGCGGTTCGCGAACGTATATGGTCCGCGCCAGGATCCGCACGGCGAAGCCGGTGTCGTCGCGATCTTCTGCGGGCGCATGCTCGCCGACGAAGCACTGACCGTGTTCGGCGACGGCACCCAGACGCGCGACTACGTCTACGTCGGGGACGTCGCGGATGCGGTCGTTGCGGCCGCCAAAGCGTCGCTCCCCGAGGTCGGCGCTGTCGACGCGCGCGCGTTCAACATCGGCACTGGTGTCGCCACGTCGGTGCTGGATCTCGCCTCGGCGCTCTTCCGCGCGACGAACAAGGCACCGTCGATCGACTTCGCGCCGCGGCGTCCGGGCGAGCAGCAGGATTCGTCGCTGCACATCGACAAGGCGAGAGAGACGCTCGGCTGGGAGCCGCGGATGTCGCTCGACCAGGGGTTGGCCGAGACGTTTACCTGGTTCGCGGCTCGTCAGTCAGGTGAGAAGACGCCGGCCGGAGCTTCCTGA
- a CDS encoding MotA/TolQ/ExbB proton channel family protein — MNVISQLFPLLQATRGAVPASPIDLILGATTVTQVVLAILALLSLLSWAIMFGVWRSLAKASGSAEKFWRDFERTPRIDDVGALAKRSKPSALPKLFMRAMHFVADARVVNQQARERATPTTAEMPVAQTLSGSQVETLHLLLDSEASDERDRIGRFLPWLATIGSVSPLIGLLGTVLGVIDAFLGIASKGSGNLSAVAPGVGEALIATAAALSVAIPATFGYNIFASRLNRFDGRMESFNTAVIALLVREGRI, encoded by the coding sequence GTGAACGTCATTTCACAACTGTTTCCCCTGCTGCAGGCCACGCGCGGCGCCGTGCCTGCAAGTCCGATCGATCTCATTCTCGGCGCCACGACGGTGACGCAGGTCGTGCTTGCGATACTTGCGCTGCTGTCGCTGCTGAGCTGGGCGATCATGTTCGGCGTATGGCGCAGTCTCGCCAAGGCGTCGGGCTCGGCGGAGAAATTCTGGCGCGACTTCGAGCGGACGCCGCGCATCGACGACGTCGGCGCGCTGGCCAAGCGATCGAAGCCAAGCGCGCTGCCGAAGTTGTTCATGCGCGCGATGCACTTCGTCGCCGATGCGCGCGTGGTGAATCAGCAGGCGCGCGAACGCGCGACGCCGACGACGGCGGAAATGCCTGTCGCACAGACGCTGAGCGGCTCGCAGGTCGAGACGTTGCACCTGCTGCTCGACAGCGAAGCATCGGATGAACGCGATCGCATTGGGCGTTTTTTGCCATGGCTGGCAACGATCGGATCGGTGAGCCCACTCATCGGCTTGCTCGGCACGGTCCTCGGCGTCATCGACGCGTTCCTCGGGATCGCGTCGAAGGGGTCCGGAAATCTTAGTGCCGTTGCGCCGGGCGTCGGCGAGGCCCTGATTGCGACGGCGGCCGCGTTGAGCGTCGCGATTCCCGCGACGTTCGGTTACAACATCTTTGCGAGCCGGTTGAACCGTTTCGACGGGCGAATGGAGAGCTTCAATACGGCGGTGATCGCGCTGCTCGTGCGCGAGGGGCGCATCTGA
- a CDS encoding biopolymer transporter ExbD, whose product MARRGRRHRYELNADVNVVSLIDVMLLLLVIFMITAPLMQGGVDIQLPEAQAKPLESKDGMNITVNKAGQISVDNESMTLRDFRVLFKTISKNRTRNGVYLRADQGVPYGTVVQLMAIMNANGVTNVGLVTEPENIPK is encoded by the coding sequence ATGGCGCGCCGCGGCCGTCGTCACCGCTACGAGCTGAATGCGGATGTGAACGTCGTCAGCCTGATCGACGTGATGCTGCTCTTGCTCGTGATCTTCATGATCACCGCGCCGCTGATGCAGGGCGGCGTCGACATTCAGTTACCGGAAGCGCAGGCCAAGCCGCTCGAGTCGAAGGACGGGATGAACATCACCGTCAACAAGGCCGGGCAGATCTCCGTGGACAACGAGTCGATGACGCTGCGCGATTTTCGCGTGCTCTTCAAGACGATCTCGAAGAACCGAACGCGAAATGGCGTGTATCTCAGAGCAGACCAGGGCGTCCCCTATGGGACGGTGGTGCAGCTCATGGCGATCATGAATGCGAATGGTGTGACCAACGTCGGGCTCGTGACCGAGCCGGAGAACATTCCGAAGTGA